One window of Caldisericum exile AZM16c01 genomic DNA carries:
- a CDS encoding type II secretion system protein, whose product MKKRRGFTLIETMVSIIVVTFIVVSVTSAAMSINVAEKRAESRQIAKDLANYVIDYIRSKNVTYDNTLGYDISLFGNDNTHPLPGLVDIYGTPLSLNVSPALPSEKFNDKPSAFYFSLQGFVSLGENGYVSDTNPALEDANLYVSQGKYYDRVTNNVLVVRFPLTRTINGMLNPERIDFFKSGENYVPKIYVKGAGLTNSNNPNFTPYYTNDGAIASKTKEYKGYRVLTKIVARKQRITDPDHVQWFDVEVTVYWIEGLEEKSYSVKIKLTSYGGS is encoded by the coding sequence GTGAAAAAGCGAAGGGGTTTTACTTTAATTGAGACAATGGTGTCAATCATAGTAGTCACTTTTATAGTTGTCTCTGTGACAAGTGCTGCGATGTCTATTAACGTTGCCGAAAAAAGAGCTGAGTCAAGGCAAATTGCGAAAGACTTGGCAAACTATGTTATCGATTACATAAGATCTAAGAATGTCACTTATGATAATACTTTAGGTTACGATATAAGCCTCTTTGGAAATGATAATACGCATCCTTTGCCTGGTCTTGTTGACATTTACGGCACTCCCCTTTCCTTAAATGTAAGTCCTGCCTTGCCAAGCGAAAAATTCAACGATAAACCTTCTGCCTTTTACTTTTCATTACAGGGTTTCGTTTCCTTAGGTGAAAATGGATATGTTTCGGATACTAATCCTGCTTTGGAAGATGCAAATCTATATGTATCGCAAGGAAAATATTATGACCGAGTAACTAATAATGTTTTGGTTGTAAGGTTTCCTTTAACTAGAACAATAAACGGGATGCTAAACCCAGAAAGAATAGATTTCTTTAAATCTGGTGAAAATTATGTCCCCAAGATTTACGTGAAAGGTGCTGGTCTTACGAATTCTAACAATCCTAACTTTACTCCGTATTATACAAACGATGGTGCTATTGCTTCGAAAACGAAAGAATATAAAGGTTATAGAGTACTAACAAAGATTGTTGCAAGGAAGCAAAGGATTACGGATCCTGACCACGTACAGTGGTTTGATGTTGAAGTGACAGTATATTGGATTGAGGGACTTGAAGAAAAGTCATATTCCGTAAAGATAAAGCTTACTTCATATGGAGGAAGTTAA